The Phycisphaerae bacterium genomic interval CAGTCACGTCATCAGCAGGCAGCAGGACCAGGTCGGGCTGGCCCTCTTGACGAACAGGCTGGCAGAGATGATCCCGCCGGGCAGCACTCGGGGACACATTGCGCAGATCCAAGAGCGAATCGAGAGGATCGTCACCGAGCCGGTAACCCGGATGGCCGACGGACTGCGAGAGCTCTTCGAACGCTCGCCTCGACGCGGGGTGCTGATGCTGATGAGCGATTTCCTCGATCAGGACCTGGAGGCGGTCTTCTCATCGTTGAGGCTGTTCCGGCATCAGTACTGGGAAGTGATTCTCCTTCACGTGATCCACCCGGACGAGGAGCGGCTGCCGCAGGGGCTGGCATACCGCTTCGACGGTCTGGAGAAGGAAGGGCATATCGACTGCTCGCCGGCGGATATTCGGGTCATGTATGAGCAGCGATTCGCGGCCCACACGGCCGGTATTCGAACCTCTGCGCTGGCCGGGGGCTGCGACTATCGGCGGGTGTCGACGGCGATTCCGTATCTGCAGACGTTGGCGGGGTTCCTGGTGGAGAGAGCGGGGTAGAAGGATGAAGACGGAAGGCTGAAGGATGAAAACAAGGAATCCAATCAGAGACACGCCGGAGTCTAAGGTAACGCCACGCAGCCGATTGTGTGAGCGCCAGATCCGCATGAACCGACCGCCACAGGCCCCGATTGGCTCTGGTTCGTCTGTCCTTCATCCCTCATCCCTCACCCTTCATCCCTCATCCTTCATACTTCATCCTTTCTCCTCTGAACCCCGAACCCTGAACCCTCATCGCACGCCCAGGGAGGCCGCCGGGCAATGAGCTTCCTGCATCCATGGATGTTTTCTCTGGGAGCGGTGGCCCTTGGCCTGCCGGTCTTGATCCACTATCTCACGCGTCCGCGACCGGTTCGATTGCCGCTTTCGACGATACGATTTGTGCAGGAGGTGATCCACCAGCAACGGACATTCCACCGGCTGCGCAACTTCCTGATCCTGGCGCTGCGAACCCTGGCCGTGGGCCTGCTGGCGTGGGCGTTCGCCCGGCCGTTGATCGGCGAGAAGCCGCTGATCGGCAAGGACGATTCGGTCAGCGCGGTACGGGTCGTCATTCTGGACGTCAGCCAGAGCATGGCCGCTTCGGCGCGGGGTATCAGTGTGTTCGAGCGGGCCCGGTCGACGGCTGCTGAGTACCTGATCGACCGAGCAGGGCTGCGCGCCAACCTGATCCTGGCCGGGACGAAAGCACGCCCGATCTTCGAGCAATGCTCGGCCAATGTCGCCGCGTTGAAGGATGAATTGTCGCAAGCCAAGGTGTTACCGGAACGGTTGAACGTCCAGGCGGCGGTTGCGGTCGCGGCTGAGATGCTGAGCACGGCCGGCGGCGACAGCGGCACGCGGCGCGAACTGATCATCGTCAGCGATTTTCAGCGGTCGAACTGGGCAAGCGTCGACTTCTCGCCGCTGCCGAGCGACACGGTGATCGAATTGGAGGCCACCGGCCCGGCCGAGGCGCCGCCCAACCTGGCCATACTCCGGGCCGGTGTACAAGGACGACCCGAACGCAACCGCGAAGCCCGAATGGAGGTGGAAATCGGCAACTACTCCACTTCACCCCGGCGGGTGACCGTGGACCTGCAGATCGGTGAGGCCACCTACCGACTGGAAGGGCTTTGCCCGCCGGGCATCTCGACGACGCTATCCGGCCCGGTAACGCTTCGCGGCTCAGGCTGGCAGACAGGCCGTGCGGTGCTGCGGGGTATTGATGACGCATTGCCCGCGGACGACCGTCGTGACTTTGTACTCGACGTGCGTCCGCGACCAACTTACGCACTTGTCAGCCGGCAGAGGCCGGATGAT includes:
- a CDS encoding DUF58 domain-containing protein, which translates into the protein MSAPPTESRSRYLDLRALASLEHMRFTTRHRIEGVYSGRHQSRSHGGAGEFVDFREYVEGEDLRRLDWKVLARTGRAYLRLYQDETNLLCTLAIDASGSMLFGSRGRGGTQGSKLEYVQYLATALSHVISRQQDQVGLALLTNRLAEMIPPGSTRGHIAQIQERIERIVTEPVTRMADGLRELFERSPRRGVLMLMSDFLDQDLEAVFSSLRLFRHQYWEVILLHVIHPDEERLPQGLAYRFDGLEKEGHIDCSPADIRVMYEQRFAAHTAGIRTSALAGGCDYRRVSTAIPYLQTLAGFLVERAG